A window from Bombus fervidus isolate BK054 chromosome 12, iyBomFerv1, whole genome shotgun sequence encodes these proteins:
- the LOC139992898 gene encoding uncharacterized protein → MRPIGWTLACALLATTFPKSAILSDVQSVGVAAGYQHEAGRAKVTKLLPISKDTTVDPDIQELRKFLDDLFVGGRNKVRASGQARTFGQKRIQFMLMPMMYKMGAMMTMLTVLTLISLKGLLIGAILLMLKLSTIIAKFTSGGQQNAQLAQPIHVHVHNSLPTAHNQAYSGWMSASGPENAGEHYYYRG, encoded by the exons ATGCGGCCGATTGGTTGGACGCTGGCGTGCGCGTTGCTCGCGACTACTTTTCCAAAAAGTGCAATCCTGTCGGACGTCCAGAGTGTTGGTGTCGCTGCGGGTTACCAGCACGAAGCTGGACGCGCCAAAGTCACCAAACTGCTGCCGATTTCCAAGGACACGACCGTGGACCCCGATATCCAGGAGCTGAGAAAATTCCTCGACGATCTGTTCGTCGGTGGAAGGAACAAGGTTCGAG caAGCGGACAAGCTCGAACGTTTGGCCAGAAGCGAATCCAATTTATGTTAATGCCGATGATGTACAAAATGGGAGCGATGATGACAATGCTAACCGTTTTAACTCTGATCTCGCTGAAGGGACTGCTTATTG GTGCCATACTATTGATGCTAAAACTCAGCACGATAATAGCCAAGTTTACCTCCGGTGGGCAGCAGAATGCGCAGCTTGCTCAACCGATCCACGTGCACGTTCACAACAGCCTGCCGACAGCTCACAATCAAGCATACAGTGGATGGATGTCGGCAAGCGGACCAGAAAACGCGGGAGAACATTACTACTACAGAGGATGA
- the LOC139993051 gene encoding uncharacterized protein, translating to MRALNSRRLQPTRTFHLFPPSFLCLLFLLFVLRVVQPRSVPHDEQNQARPAAKLSPGAKKHDFGEINSTVIDEVKSEESKENVEEISKFFEQLVIKCPSDDFVVSKEESRKKRENQRTKKVVDVVGASDEGSSEVLKQEDEEAGVVKKRRRNDVALVGKSEVRESEGIPVGQIGEATDEGIRRFDSQVDADGVAPDPIDARRNNEEYKGSVKAIEPKKSEISNAEESRVQDDEKSKHALPNYFRKSGKLEDDDSANEEEYSSDESADSEEIKEFFANREYRSFVEPRGKSKRKSSTVYLNAEEKKISDGEQQSIVDGQIKKLISIRDDALDARKTDKIDEAKVFNSKRQVGTDEWLAFNEEKVRNANKGNKQKSGRVEDLHRVRLLTPDVAVYNILQDALESYPNDETLVSYIDPKNDTLKELLTFDQLTILQMAEKFLPQALRREYSDKMFSCVRRFEYFSCVKYFAWPLVKQYFPALPAFPDYQCWYPIADLSPQYPIFPFPSFSEDIGELPEVVDADGTRTRKPRPEALIIQVLQNTLKEQPRISTSPSFLDQSMDTYITLIPEDQLLTINMAEQLIPISYRPEFVQKTVRCMKEYNYLSCFKYSAWPTVKRFIPTLPDIFSLLPEFQGAGLSSDVGSYVPQLSAYSNLNFYVPVGATTVPKDTETPAYSSLKNRGTLLRSSDQLETKILEILQKNSNDFIDAARYVIWPTIAKYQPTLAEFPQSDVTDRVKERLDPQGSSEIEESSINPAVLIQERVVSNVEREKAADIFFGDKESRNRVPNVPVISVSGTRFVPIFSELPESVIYNILRSVQLQSIKSTSTTSSFTTKNQEFLDLLTVQQANIIGIVDTLLPENVRPEFVNTMLSCLRTDNFLMCTRDVVWPTLSVYFPWLPNFPDFGIVSSVRPSDSPSAVPNTTLTESSSSSDTPALSETDVKTGQHGDTTVTITDTRFFPIYNELPETIISNILKAVQFSIPNLPGSPAPVRTQEFSPHLSEHQINIINIAENLLPIPTRLEYIENIKPCIKERNFLECSRDVTWPTIAKFYPWLPSFPNFGTLQNLPDESSSSSIDFQVVLSEKPPSPAVQASQVGSIKEAELLEQAEEKIENILSDILGKSPELKRSYLNLTDSVASSLNKRQINIIRLVERGLPDTARQSYVARMQNCITGYNFVACTNNIIWPILKQYSFSLPDFSSISDLFSQFPGIVQIPGLPDFGSIAGNIPGISQLPGILQIPGISQLSTEFPTLSTQPGELAARSGSQNSQSNSHAEAQDDKSKGDPTITPSVDNDGAVPGYANQPPGILIDISNEKVDDLPDTGRKAATIDSKSSEEVKSRQRRSTIDVLGSYYDNEEADTADGLASSKSSTLALPNITESEYLRLLIRVKENLRSSNASPSKSEQYLVDKLNSTMRNSLTADQYEILKIIQDLEDRPSSKGITQQVIQCILSLSFIRCLGIFVWPLVVSNLPSLPGLPGLPGLPSLPSFGILGRYLDTDSQVRNFFGVSTTDFEQRLLERKESIESFLLDWYRKLAEDKFQTDVGYLKIKGYGNNQLGISFSGFREGRGAKLKDNKNLPSILTIISDIMEEVLDQRPEGDRAKKDKEKRERSIEDSRETDIQFLKNSEEMVDIERSINDDEIITLFLDRIRPNDSEIENDDTKYTSDDAYDAFGVLFGTKLHDELAGEIESLDAEFKMEKGENGPIEPTRQVDIVSLESGKDSDELKVLPTKSQVAYDFEKESSRDQDERQRQKRAKNFFKSFLEKYSDRRSKDGSNVVESFDNVGDNKIVEEYEKDAKSTLVVQLPRLHEEVVSRKVTNSMIHMGKAFKTKMTQMMPGFGLVLSFLLQMVLAHARATASMAGMISNMALGTAMFGMIRDSFFGSSGHPKIKYVYDNDKNGPGISWPAQYESGSRYYG from the exons ATGAGAGCACTCAACTCGCGACGCCTACAGCCAACAAGGACCTTCCATCTCTTCCCTCCATCTTTCCTCTGTCTGCTGTTTCTCCTGTTCGTTCTCCGCGTTGTCCAACCACGCAGTGTACCGCACGATGAACAGAACCAGGCTCGACCAGCTGCCAAACTTTCGCCGGGCGCAAAGAAACACGACTTTGGTGAAATAAATTCGACGGTGATCGACGAGGTCAAGTCCGAGGAATCGAAGGAGAACGttgaagaaatttcaaaattttttgaaCAGCTGGTCATAAAATGTCCGAGTGATGATTTCGTAGTGTCGAAAGAGGAGTccagaaagaaaagagagaatcAGAGGACGAAGAAGGTGGTGGACGTGGTTGGAGCGAGTGACGAGGGTAGCAGCGAGGTGTTAAAACAGGAAGACGAGGAAGCTGGTGTGGTGAAAAAGCGTAGAAGGAACGACGTTGCTTTGGTCGGTAAATCCGAGGTTCGAGAGAGCGAAGGGATTCCAGTTGGACAGATCGGAGAAGCTACGGACGAGGGAATCAGGAGATTCGATTCGCAAGTGGATGCCGACGGTGTTGCGCCTGACCCGATCGACGCGCGCCGGAATAACGAAGAATACAAAGGCTCTGTAAAAGCGATCGAGCCTAAAAAATCGGAGATATCCAATGCCGAAGAGAGTCGCGTCCAGGATGATGAAAAATCGAAACACGCGCTTCCCAATTACTTTCGAAAATCGGGAAAGCTCGAAGACGACGATAGCGCGAACGAAGAGGAATACTCGTCGGACGAAAGTGCAGACTCCGAAGAAATCAAAGAGTTTTTCGCGAACAGAGAATACAGATCTTTCGTCGAGCCTCGAGGTAAATCGAAACGCAAGAGTTCCACCGTTTACTTGAACGCGGAGGAGAAGAAGATATCCGATGGGGAACAGCAATCGATCGTCGATGGACAGATAAAGAAGTTAATATCGATTCGCGACGACGCGCTGGACGCTCGAAAGACCGACAAGATAGACGAGGCCAAAGTTTTCAATTCGAAACGGCAGGTCGGCACGGACGAGTGGCTCGCCTTTAACGAGGAGAAGGTTCGGAACGCCAACAAG GGTAACAAGCAAAAATCGGGCAGAGTCGAGGATCTTCATCGAGTCAGGCTTCTCACCCCGGACGTCGCGGTGTACAATATCCTGCAGGACGCCCTGGAATCGTATCCCAACGACGAAACGCTGGTCTCTTACATCGATCCGAAAAACGACACTCTGAAGGAATTGCTCACTTTCGATCAGTTGACTATTCTCCAGATGGCCGAGAAATTTTTGCCTCAAGCCTTACGCCGAGAATATTCCGACAAGATGTTTTCGTGCGTCAGAAGATTCGAATATTTTAGCTGCGTCAAGTACTTTGCGTGGCCTTTGGTCAAACAATATTTCCCAGCGTTGCCCGCTTTTCCAGATTACCAATGTTGGTATCCGATCGCCGATCTGTCTCCGCAGTATCCGATTTTCCCCTTCCCCAGTTTCTCGGAAGACATCGGCGAACTGCCAGAAGTGGTGGACGCCGATGGTACCAGAACGAGGAAGCCTAGACCGGAGGCGCTCATCATCCAGGTTCTTCAAAATACGCTAAAGGAACAGCCACGTATATCCACTTCGCCGTCTTTTCTCGATCAATCGATGGATACGTATATAACTCTGATACCGGAGGATCAGTTATTAACCATCAACATGGCCGAGCAATTGATCCCAATCTCTTATCGGCCAGAATTTGTTCAGAAGACTGTCAGATGCATGAAGGAGTACAACTATCTCTCTTGTTTCAAATACTCAGCCTGGCCCACGGTCAAACGTTTCATTCCGACTCTTCCGGACATTTTCAGTCTGTTGCCGGAGTTTCAGGGTGCGGGACTGTCGTCGGACGTTGGCAGCTACGTTCCACAACTCTCCGCCTATTCGAATCTCAACTTCTACGTGCCTGTCGGAGCAACTACCGTTCCAAAGGATACCGAGACACCGGCTTATTCGTCGCTAAAGAATCGAGGAACCTTGTTACGATCTTCCGACCAGTTGGAGACCAAGATCTTGGAGATCCTACAGAAG AACAGCAACGATTTCATCGACGCCGCCAGATACGTAATATGGCCAACGATCGCAAAGTACCAGCCGACTTTAGCCGAATTCCCACAATCCGACGTTACCGATCGCGTAAAGGAGCGACTTGATCCGCAAGGATCTTCGGAGATCGAGGAAAGCTCGATAAATCCTGCGGTTCTGATACAAGAACGAGTGGTGTCGAACGTGGAAAGAGAAAAGGCGGCCGATATCTTCTTCGGAGACAAGGAATCGCGAAACAGAGTACCTAACGTACCGGTAATCAGCGTATCGGGCACTAGATTCGTCCCGATATTCTCCGAGCTTCCAGAGTCTGTGATTTATAACATTCTCCGATCGGTTCAACTGCAATCCATCAAATCCACTTCGACAACTTCCAGTTTCACTACCAAAAACCAGGAATTCCTCGATTTGCTTACCGTGCAACAGGCGAATATCATTGGTATCGTGGATACTTTGCTTCCAGAAAATGTTCGACCCGAATTTGTCAACACGATGCTCTCGTGCTTACGCACCGATAACTTTCTCATGTGCACCAGAGACGTAGTTTGGCCAACGCTGTCGGTCTATTTTCCCTGGTTGCCTAATTTCCCGGATTTTGGAATCGTAAGCAGCGTACGACCCAGTGATTCGCCCAGTGCCGTCCCTAATACCACGTTAACGGAATCTAGCTCTAGCTCCGATACTCCAGCTCTTTCGGAGACCGACGTGAAGACAGGACAGCACGGGGACACCACAGTGACCATAACCGATACCAGATTCTTTCCGATTTACAACGAATTGCCAGAGACCATCATATCCAACATCCTGAAAGCTGTTCAATTTTCTATTCCTAATTTACCTGGTTCGCCAGCTCCGGTAAGAACGCAAGAGTTTTCGCCGCATCTGTCGGAGCATCAGATCAACATTATAAATATCGCGGAGAATTTGTTGCCGATTCCAACGAGGCTCGAATATATCGAGAATATCAAGCCATGCATCAAGGAACGAAACTTCTTGGAATGTAGCAGAGACGTAACTTGGCCAACGATCGCCAAGTTTTATCCATGGCTACCTAGCTTCCCGAATTTCGGTACTCTTCAGAATCTGCCTGACGAGTCGAGTTCCAGTTCCATCGATTTTCAGGTTGTCCTATCGGAGAAACCTCCCAGCCCTGCGGTCCAGGCTTCTCAAGTTGGTTCGATCAAAGAAGCAGAACTTTTAGAGCAAGCCGAggaaaaaatagagaatatATTATCCGACATTTTGGGCAAGAGTCCGGAATTGAAGCGATCGTATTTAAATCTAACCGATTCTGTTGCTTCCAGTTTGAACAAAAGACAGATAAATATCATCAGATTGGTAGAAAGAGGACTACCAGACACGGCTAGACAATCTTACGTCGCGCGAATGCAAAATTGCATAACGGGTTACAATTTCGTAGCTTGCACGAATAACATCATCTGGCCGATTCTCAAACAATACAGTTTCTCATTGCCTGACTTTTCCAGCATCAGCGATTTGTTTTCTCAGTTCCCCGGCATCGTACAAATTCCCGGCCTGCCAGACTTTGGTTCCATCGCCGGTAATATTCCAGGTATTTCTCAACTGCCAGGGATTTTACAGATCCCCGGAATTTCCCAGCTGTCAACCGAGTTTCCCACGTTGTCGACGCAGCCTGGCGAACTCGCGGCACGATCAGGCTCGCAAAATTCGCAAAGTAATTCGCACGCAGAAGCCCAGGATGACAAATCGAAAGGAGACCCAACGATCACGCCGTCAGTAG ACAATGACGGAGCCGTCCCAGGATACGCAAACCAACCGCCAGGCATCCTCATAGACATCTCCAACGAGAAGGTCGATGATCTACCCGATACTGGTAGAAAAGCAGCAACTATCGATTCAAAATCGTCGGAAGAAGTTAAAAGTAGACAACGTAGGAGCACCATAGACGTCCTCGGCTCTTATTACGACAACGAAGAAGCGGACACGGCGGATGGCTTGGCGTCTTCGAAATCGTCGACCCTGGCGTTGCCAAACATCACGGAATCCGAGTACCTTCGGTTATTGATCAGAGTGAAGGAGAATCTGAGATCTTCCAACGCGAGTCCCTCTAAATCGGAACAGTATCTCGTCGACAAGTTGAACTCCACGATGAGAAATTCATTGACCGCCGACCAGTACGAGATCTTAAAGATTATCCAAGACTTGGAAGATCGACCATCGAGCAAAGGAATCACGCAGCAGGTTATACAGTGTATTCTGAGTCTCAGCTTCATACGATGCTTGGGTATCTTCGTTTGGCCGCTCGTCGTCAGTAATCTGCCTTCACTTCCTGGTCTTCCTGGTCTTCCTGGTCTTCCGTCTCTACCAAGTTTCGGTATCTTGGGCCGTTACTTGGACACGGACAGCCAGGTGCGCAATTTCTTCGGCGTGTCGACGACCGACTTCGAGCAGAGGCTGCTGGAAAGGAAGGAATCGATCGAGAGCTTCTTACTCGACTGGTACAGGAAGCTGGCGGAGGACAAGTTTCAAACGGACGTAGGATATCTCAAGATCAAGGGCTATGGGAATAACCAGCTGGGAATTAGCTTCTCCGGATTCAGAGAAGGTAGAGGAGCGAAACTCAAGGATAACAAGAATCTTCCTAGTATATTGACGATCATAAGCGACATAATGGAGGAAGTTTTGGACCAACGACCCGAAGGTGACAGAGCGAAGAAGGATAAggagaaaagggaaagaagcATAGAAGATTCGAGAGAAACTGATATTCAGTTCTTGAAGAACAGCGAGGAGATGGTCGATATCGAGAGATCCATAAACGACGATGAGATTATCACGCTGTTTCTCGACAGGATCAGACCGAACGATTCAGAGATAGAGAACGACGATACCAAGTATACTTCGGATGACGCGTACGATGCTTTCGGAGTTCTCTTTGGGACGAAACTGCACGACGAACTTGCCGGCGAAATAGAATCTCTCGATGCCGAgtttaaaatggaaaaaggaGAGAACGGTCCGATAGAGCCGACAAGGCAAGTAGACATCGTGTCTTTGGAGTCTGGAAAAGATTCCGACGAGTTGAAAGTTCTGCCGACGAAGAGCCAGGTGGCGTACGATTTCGAGAAAGAGTCGTCGCGGGACCAAGATGAAAGACAAAGACAGAAACGAGCTAAGAACTTTTTCAAATCTTTTTTAGAGAAATACTCGGACAGGCGGTCCAAGGACGGCTCCAACGTCGTGGAAAGTTTCGATAACGTCGGAGATAATAAAATCGTCGAAGAATATGAGAAAGACGCgaaatccactttggtcgttCAACTGCCGCGTTTGCACGAGGAAGTGGTGTCGAGAAAGGTGACCAATTCGATGATTCACATGGGCAAAGCTTTCAAGACGAAGATGACGCAGATGATGCCAGGATTCGGACTGGTCCTGTCGTTTTTGCTTCAAATGGTTCTGGCTCATGCGCGTGCAACCGCGTCGATGGCTGGAATGATCAGCAATATGGCTCTCGGAACGGCTATGTTCGGAATGATTCGAGATTCTTTCTTTGGATCGAGCGGTCATCCAAAAATTAAGTACGTTTACGACAACGATAAAAACGGACCAGGAATCTCCTGGCCTGCTCAATACGAATCCGGTTCTCGTTACTACGGATAG
- the LOC139992804 gene encoding uncharacterized protein, with amino-acid sequence MPSSTIFISKLLLWTRLLVVVVALPTLGYIDRHRLETYEDLSEETSDFDVFDNLTFRFSCEGKPVGLYADLDYDCRVFHACDDLGKGFPVICPNNTLFDQRERVCSDEEHIDCDRANEWFYLNELPFSVEVTEENHTLSEEKEEIPSVLPLLLA; translated from the exons atGCCATCTTCGACTATATTTATCTCGAAGCTTCTGCTATGGACTc GGCTGTTGGTCGTCGTCGTTGCTTTACCAACTCTaggttacatt GATCGACATCGCTTAGAGACCTACGAGGACCTGTCCGAAGAAACGAGCGATTTCGATGTTTTCGATAATCTGACTTTTCGATTTTCCTGCGAGGGTAAGCCGGTTGGTTTGTACGCAGATCTGGACTACGATTGTCGAGTTTTCCATGCCTGTGACGATTTAGGCAAAGGTTTCCCCGTAATTTGTCCAAACAATACCTTGTTCGATCAGAGGGAACGCGTGTGCAGCGACGAAGAACACATCGACTGCGACCGTGCGAACGAATG GTTTTATTTAAACGAGCTACCTTTCTCCGTGGAAGTGACGGAAGAAAATCACACCCTGTcggaggaaaaagaagaaatacctTCTGTGCTGCCCCTTCTGCTAGCGTGA